One genomic window of Salmo salar chromosome ssa12, Ssal_v3.1, whole genome shotgun sequence includes the following:
- the mx gene encoding interferon-induced GTP-binding protein Mx isoform X1, which produces MNYTLNQHYEEKVRPCIDLIDSLRSLGVEKDLALPAIAVIGDQSSGKSSVLEALSGVALPRGSGIVTRCPLELKMKRKKEGEEWHGKIRYQDREEEIEDPSDVEKKIRKAQDEMAGVGVGISDDLISLEIGSPDVPDLTLIDLPGIARVAVKGQPENIGEQIKNLIRKFITKQETINLVVVPCNVDIATTEALKMAQEVDPQGGRTLGILTKPDLVDKGTEETVVDIVHNEVIHLTKGYMIVKCRGQKEIMEQVSLTEATEREKAFFKEHLHLSTLYDEGHATIPKLAEKLTLELVQHIEKSMPRLKEQIEEKLEETRTTLEKCGTGPPEDPKERQYFLIDKVTLFTQDVINLSTGEELKSGDINIFSTLRTEFGKWKAQLDRSGKNFNKKIEKEVADYEKTYRGRELPGFINYKTFEVMVKDQIKQLEEPAVKKLKELSDVARKAFILLAQNSFTGFPILLKTAKTKIETIKQEKESTAESMLRTQFKMELIVYTQDITYSSSLRKRKREEEELEEGELVKNPSLSFGSQKVLSVFSVRSTVNGHDNHAALREMMLHLKSYYNIASQRLADQIPMVIRYLVLQEFASQLQREMLQTLQEKDNIEQLLKEDIDIGSKRAALQSKLKRLMKARSYLVEF; this is translated from the exons ATGAATTATACGCTGAACCAACATTATGAGGAGAAGGTGCGTCCTTGTATTGACCTCATCGACTCCCTGCGCTCCCTTGGCGTAGAGAAGGACCTTGCGCTGCCAGCCATCGCGGTGATAGGGGACCAGAGTTCAGGGAAGAGCTCAGTGCTGGAGGCGCTATCTGGGGTGGCTTTGCCAAGGGGGAGTG GTATTGTAACACGATGCCCTCTCGAGCtgaagatgaagaggaagaaagaaggagaggaatGGCACGGAAAAATCCGCTACCAAGACCGTGAGGAGGAGATTGAGGACCCCTCTGATGTGGAGAAGAAAATTCGGAAAG CCCAGGATGAAATGGCAGGTGTGGGGGTGGGTATCAGTGATGACCTCATCAGCCTGGAGATTGGCTCCCCTGACGTCCCAGACCTCACACTCATCGACCTGCCAGGCATCGCCCGGGTAGCTGTCAAAGGTCAACCTGAGAACATTGGTGAACAG ATTAAGAATCTGATACGCAAGTTCATCACAAAGCAAGAAACAATCAACTTGGTGGTTGTGCCATGCAACGTTGACATTGCAACCACAGAGGCTTTGAAGATGGCACAAGAGGTGGACCCTCAAGGTGGAAGGACATTAG GCATCCTGACCAAGCCTGACCTGGTAGACAAAGGCACAGAAGAGACGGTGGTGGACATAGTTCATAATGAGGTTATCCACCTGACTAAGGGCTACATGATAGTCAAGTGCAGGGGCCAGAAGGAGATCATGGAGCAAGTCTCACTGACCGAggccacagagagggagaaggcctTCTTCAAAGAGCACCTTCATCTCAG CACTCTTTATGATGAGGGGCATGCCACCATCCCTAAACTGGCAGAGAAATTAACTCTTGAACTAGTGCAACATATCGAG AAATCCATGCCTCGTCTAAAAGAGCAGATTGAGGAAAAGCTGGAGGAGACACGCACCACTCTGGAGAAATGTGGTACCGGACCCCCTGAAGACCCAAAAGAACGGCAGTATTTTCTGATCGAT AAAGTGACTTTGTTCACCCAGGATGTCATTAACCTGAGCACTGGGGAGGAGCTGAAAAGTGGAGACATCAACATCTTCTCCACACTCAGAACAGAGTTCGGGAAATGGAAGGCACAACTGGATCGCTCTGGAAAGAACT TTAATAAGAAGATTGAAAAAGAAGTGGCTGATTATGAGAAGACGTACCGTGGAAGGGAGCTCCCAGGGTTCATCAACTACAAGACCTTTGAGGTGATGGTGAAAGACCAGATCAAACAACTGGAGGAACCAGCAGTCAAGAAGCTGAAAGAGTTATCAG ATGTTGCTAGGAAGGCGTTCATACTGCTGGCTCAGAACAGCTTCACAGGTTTCCCTATTCTCCTGAAAACAGCAAAG ACTAAGATCGAGACAATCAAGCAGGAGAAGGAGTCTACGGCTGAGTCCATGTTGAGGACTCAGTTCAAGATGGAGCTGATAGTGTACACACAGGACATCACCTACAGCTCTAgcctgaggaagaggaagagggaggaggaagagttgGAGGAGGGAGAGTTAGTTAAAAATCCTTCCCTTTCTTTTGGGAGTCAGAAAGTGTTATCTGTTTTCTCTGTAAGGAGTACTGTCAACGGCCATGACAACCATGCTGCCCTACGGGAGATGATGCTGCACCTCAAGTCCTATTATAAT ATTGCCAGTCAGCGTCTGGCTGATCAGATTCCCATGGTGATCCGCTACCTGGTTCTGCAGGAGTTTGCTTCCCAGCTGCAGAGGGAGATGCTTCAGACTCTGCAGGAGAAGGACAACATCGAGCAGCTGCTGAAGGAGGACATCGACATCGGCAGCAAGAGGGCTGCACTGCAGAGCAAGCTCAAACGTCTGATGAAGGCACGCAGCTACCTAGTGGAGTTCTAG
- the mx gene encoding Interferon-induced GTP-binding protein Mx (The RefSeq protein has 2 substitutions compared to this genomic sequence), with amino-acid sequence MNYTLNQHYEEKVRPCIDLIDSLRSLGVEKDLALPAIAVIGDQSSGKSSVLEALSGVALPRGSGIVTRCPLELKMKRKKEGEEWHGKIRYQDREEEIEDPSDVEKKIRKAQDEMAGVGVGISDDLISLEIGSPDVPDLTLIDLPGIARVAVKGQPENIGEQIKNLIRKFITKQETINLVVVPCNVDIATTEALKMAQEVDPQGGRTLGILTKPDLVDKGTEEMVVDIVHNEVIHLTKGYMIVKCRGQKEIMEQVSLTEATEREKAFFKEHLHLSTLYDEGHATIPKLAEKLTLELVQHIEKSMPRLKEQIEEKLEETRTTLEKCGTGPPEDPKERQYFLIDKVTLFTQDVINLSTGEELKSGDINIFSTLRTEFGKWKAQLDRSGKNFNKKIEKEVADYEKTYRGRELPGFINYKTFEVMVKDQIKQLEEPAVKKLKELSDVARKAFILLAQNSFTGFPILLKTAKTKIETIKQEKESTAESMLRTQFKMELIVYTQDITYSSSLRKRKREEEELEEGELVKNPSLSFGSQKVLSVFSVRSTVNGHDNHAALREMMLHLKSYYNIASQRLADQIPMVIRYLVLQEFASQLQREMLQTLQEKDNIEQLLKEDIDIGSKRASLQSKLKRLMKARSYLVEF; translated from the exons ATGAATTATACGCTGAACCAACATTATGAGGAGAAGGTGCGTCCTTGTATTGACCTCATCGACTCCCTGCGCTCCCTTGGCGTAGAGAAGGACCTTGCGCTGCCAGCCATCGCGGTGATAGGGGACCAGAGTTCAGGGAAGAGCTCAGTGCTGGAGGCGCTATCTGGGGTGGCTTTGCCAAGGGGGAGTG GTATTGTAACACGATGCCCTCTCGAGCtgaagatgaagaggaagaaagaaggagaggaatGGCACGGAAAAATCCGCTACCAAGACCGTGAGGAGGAGATTGAGGACCCCTCTGATGTGGAGAAGAAAATTCGGAAAG CCCAGGATGAAATGGCAGGTGTGGGGGTGGGTATCAGTGATGACCTCATCAGCCTGGAGATTGGCTCCCCTGACGTCCCAGACCTCACACTCATCGACCTGCCAGGCATCGCCCGGGTAGCTGTCAAAGGTCAACCTGAGAACATTGGTGAACAG ATTAAGAATCTGATACGCAAGTTCATCACAAAGCAAGAAACAATCAACTTGGTGGTTGTGCCATGCAACGTTGACATTGCAACCACAGAGGCTTTGAAGATGGCACAAGAGGTGGACCCTCAAGGTGGAAGGACATTAG GCATCCTGACCAAGCCTGACCTGGTAGACAAAGGCACAGAAGAGACGGTGGTGGACATAGTTCATAATGAGGTTATCCACCTGACTAAGGGCTACATGATAGTCAAGTGCAGGGGCCAGAAGGAGATCATGGAGCAAGTCTCACTGACCGAggccacagagagggagaaggcctTCTTCAAAGAGCACCTTCATCTCAG CACTCTTTATGATGAGGGGCATGCCACCATCCCTAAACTGGCAGAGAAATTAACTCTTGAACTAGTGCAACATATCGAG AAATCCATGCCTCGTCTAAAAGAGCAGATTGAGGAAAAGCTGGAGGAGACACGCACCACTCTGGAGAAATGTGGTACCGGACCCCCTGAAGACCCAAAAGAACGGCAGTATTTTCTGATCGAT AAAGTGACTTTGTTCACCCAGGATGTCATTAACCTGAGCACTGGGGAGGAGCTGAAAAGTGGAGACATCAACATCTTCTCCACACTCAGAACAGAGTTCGGGAAATGGAAGGCACAACTGGATCGCTCTGGAAAGAACT TTAATAAGAAGATTGAAAAAGAAGTGGCTGATTATGAGAAGACGTACCGTGGAAGGGAGCTCCCAGGGTTCATCAACTACAAGACCTTTGAGGTGATGGTGAAAGACCAGATCAAACAACTGGAGGAACCAGCAGTCAAGAAGCTGAAAGAGTTATCAG ATGTTGCTAGGAAGGCGTTCATACTGCTGGCTCAGAACAGCTTCACAGGTTTCCCTATTCTCCTGAAAACAGCAAAG ACTAAGATCGAGACAATCAAGCAGGAGAAGGAGTCTACGGCTGAGTCCATGTTGAGGACTCAGTTCAAGATGGAGCTGATAGTGTACACACAGGACATCACCTACAGCTCTAgcctgaggaagaggaagagggaggaggaagagttgGAGGAGGGAGAGTTAGTTAAAAATCCTTCCCTTTCTTTTGGGAGTCAGAAAGTGTTATCTGTTTTCTCTGTAAGGAGTACTGTCAACGGCCATGACAACCATGCTGCCCTACGGGAGATGATGCTGCACCTCAAGTCCTATTATAAT ATTGCCAGTCAGCGTCTGGCTGATCAGATTCCCATGGTGATCCGCTACCTGGTTCTGCAGGAGTTTGCTTCCCAGCTGCAGAGGGAGATGCTTCAGACTCTGCAGGAGAAGGACAACATCGAGCAGCTGCTGAAGGAGGACATCGACATCGGCAGCAAGAGGGCTGCACTGCAGAGCAAGCTCAAACGTCTGATGAAGGCACGCAGCTACCTAGTGGAGTTCTAG
- the mx gene encoding interferon-induced GTP-binding protein Mx isoform X2: MKRKKEGEEWHGKIRYQDREEEIEDPSDVEKKIRKAQDEMAGVGVGISDDLISLEIGSPDVPDLTLIDLPGIARVAVKGQPENIGEQIKNLIRKFITKQETINLVVVPCNVDIATTEALKMAQEVDPQGGRTLGILTKPDLVDKGTEETVVDIVHNEVIHLTKGYMIVKCRGQKEIMEQVSLTEATEREKAFFKEHLHLSTLYDEGHATIPKLAEKLTLELVQHIEKSMPRLKEQIEEKLEETRTTLEKCGTGPPEDPKERQYFLIDKVTLFTQDVINLSTGEELKSGDINIFSTLRTEFGKWKAQLDRSGKNFNKKIEKEVADYEKTYRGRELPGFINYKTFEVMVKDQIKQLEEPAVKKLKELSDVARKAFILLAQNSFTGFPILLKTAKTKIETIKQEKESTAESMLRTQFKMELIVYTQDITYSSSLRKRKREEEELEEGELVKNPSLSFGSQKVLSVFSVRSTVNGHDNHAALREMMLHLKSYYNIASQRLADQIPMVIRYLVLQEFASQLQREMLQTLQEKDNIEQLLKEDIDIGSKRAALQSKLKRLMKARSYLVEF; the protein is encoded by the exons atgaagaggaagaaagaaggagaggaatGGCACGGAAAAATCCGCTACCAAGACCGTGAGGAGGAGATTGAGGACCCCTCTGATGTGGAGAAGAAAATTCGGAAAG CCCAGGATGAAATGGCAGGTGTGGGGGTGGGTATCAGTGATGACCTCATCAGCCTGGAGATTGGCTCCCCTGACGTCCCAGACCTCACACTCATCGACCTGCCAGGCATCGCCCGGGTAGCTGTCAAAGGTCAACCTGAGAACATTGGTGAACAG ATTAAGAATCTGATACGCAAGTTCATCACAAAGCAAGAAACAATCAACTTGGTGGTTGTGCCATGCAACGTTGACATTGCAACCACAGAGGCTTTGAAGATGGCACAAGAGGTGGACCCTCAAGGTGGAAGGACATTAG GCATCCTGACCAAGCCTGACCTGGTAGACAAAGGCACAGAAGAGACGGTGGTGGACATAGTTCATAATGAGGTTATCCACCTGACTAAGGGCTACATGATAGTCAAGTGCAGGGGCCAGAAGGAGATCATGGAGCAAGTCTCACTGACCGAggccacagagagggagaaggcctTCTTCAAAGAGCACCTTCATCTCAG CACTCTTTATGATGAGGGGCATGCCACCATCCCTAAACTGGCAGAGAAATTAACTCTTGAACTAGTGCAACATATCGAG AAATCCATGCCTCGTCTAAAAGAGCAGATTGAGGAAAAGCTGGAGGAGACACGCACCACTCTGGAGAAATGTGGTACCGGACCCCCTGAAGACCCAAAAGAACGGCAGTATTTTCTGATCGAT AAAGTGACTTTGTTCACCCAGGATGTCATTAACCTGAGCACTGGGGAGGAGCTGAAAAGTGGAGACATCAACATCTTCTCCACACTCAGAACAGAGTTCGGGAAATGGAAGGCACAACTGGATCGCTCTGGAAAGAACT TTAATAAGAAGATTGAAAAAGAAGTGGCTGATTATGAGAAGACGTACCGTGGAAGGGAGCTCCCAGGGTTCATCAACTACAAGACCTTTGAGGTGATGGTGAAAGACCAGATCAAACAACTGGAGGAACCAGCAGTCAAGAAGCTGAAAGAGTTATCAG ATGTTGCTAGGAAGGCGTTCATACTGCTGGCTCAGAACAGCTTCACAGGTTTCCCTATTCTCCTGAAAACAGCAAAG ACTAAGATCGAGACAATCAAGCAGGAGAAGGAGTCTACGGCTGAGTCCATGTTGAGGACTCAGTTCAAGATGGAGCTGATAGTGTACACACAGGACATCACCTACAGCTCTAgcctgaggaagaggaagagggaggaggaagagttgGAGGAGGGAGAGTTAGTTAAAAATCCTTCCCTTTCTTTTGGGAGTCAGAAAGTGTTATCTGTTTTCTCTGTAAGGAGTACTGTCAACGGCCATGACAACCATGCTGCCCTACGGGAGATGATGCTGCACCTCAAGTCCTATTATAAT ATTGCCAGTCAGCGTCTGGCTGATCAGATTCCCATGGTGATCCGCTACCTGGTTCTGCAGGAGTTTGCTTCCCAGCTGCAGAGGGAGATGCTTCAGACTCTGCAGGAGAAGGACAACATCGAGCAGCTGCTGAAGGAGGACATCGACATCGGCAGCAAGAGGGCTGCACTGCAGAGCAAGCTCAAACGTCTGATGAAGGCACGCAGCTACCTAGTGGAGTTCTAG